A window of the Deinococcus malanensis genome harbors these coding sequences:
- a CDS encoding nitrite reductase (NAD(P)H) small subunit: MGSHWATAIRSRAPTSCHVVLTGSPHASGTLRLKVASLLLKHALDLESGVSLDDAPVRVLVYEARIDGGEVWIGSEA; the protein is encoded by the coding sequence GTGGGTTCACACTGGGCAACCGCGATCCGTTCGCGGGCGCCAACGTCCTGCCACGTGGTGCTGACCGGCAGCCCACATGCCAGTGGCACGCTGCGTCTCAAGGTCGCCTCGCTGCTGCTCAAGCACGCGCTCGACCTGGAAAGCGGCGTCAGCCTGGACGACGCGCCCGTGCGCGTACTGGTGTACGAGGCGCGCATTGACGGAGGTGAGGTATGGATTGGTTCGGAGGCTTGA
- a CDS encoding uroporphyrinogen-III synthase, whose protein sequence is MTTLIQKYGGVPTVAPSMREQKLDLTAAVSHFETDLRAGQIHTVVCMTGVGTRIFLRDLLARDASTLDALKNVPFMVRGSKPAQVLQDFGLSGVSVPRPHTWHEVQDHLVGALQPEQHVVMLEYGDAPPAAMLRSLAQAGIRVTSVPVYRCVFPADTLPLARAIRDTVLFGQDVLLLSSGTQVLHLLKFAERLKLRDELCAALHRMVVVSIGPACSESAGELGVRIDLECSPHKMGILVRTAAEHAPALLRQRLDRVS, encoded by the coding sequence ATGACCACCCTTATTCAGAAGTACGGTGGCGTGCCCACCGTGGCCCCGAGTATGCGCGAACAGAAGCTGGACCTGACGGCCGCCGTGTCTCATTTCGAGACGGACCTCCGTGCCGGGCAGATTCACACCGTGGTGTGCATGACCGGCGTGGGTACCCGGATATTCCTTCGGGACCTGCTGGCCCGTGACGCCAGCACCCTGGACGCCCTGAAAAACGTCCCGTTTATGGTGCGGGGGAGCAAGCCCGCGCAGGTGCTTCAGGACTTCGGACTCAGTGGCGTCAGCGTGCCGCGTCCGCACACCTGGCACGAGGTGCAGGACCACCTGGTCGGCGCCCTACAGCCAGAGCAGCACGTGGTCATGCTGGAATATGGCGACGCCCCCCCGGCCGCCATGCTTCGCTCGCTGGCACAGGCGGGTATCCGCGTGACCAGCGTCCCGGTGTATCGCTGCGTCTTTCCCGCCGACACGCTGCCGCTGGCCCGTGCCATCCGCGACACCGTGCTGTTCGGGCAGGACGTGCTGCTGCTGTCGAGTGGAACGCAGGTGCTGCACCTGCTGAAGTTTGCAGAGCGCCTGAAGCTGCGGGACGAACTGTGCGCGGCCCTTCACCGCATGGTGGTCGTCAGCATTGGACCTGCGTGCAGCGAGAGTGCCGGCGAACTGGGGGTGCGTATCGATCTGGAATGCAGTCCGCACAAGATGGGCATTCTGGTGCGAACAGCCGCCGAGCACGCGCCGGCACTGCTGCGCCAGCGCCTGGACCGGGTCAGCTGA
- a CDS encoding helix-turn-helix domain-containing protein, with protein MTHDGGFGRWVYARRRELGVTQKKLARLVGCSPVTIQKIEEGRRRPSPHLAEALATHLDITADHHGLFLEAARQPSPVERTPAPPGRTPVVPVPVTPLLGRDHERVALTDLLVQTPRRLVTLTGSPGVGKSRLAEELAHDLLAAFDEVQFTGLAALTSPGQVWPDVARGFGLSGGSGPLLDRLGTRLGEGRVLLVLDNFEHLMDAAPGVTALLERAAGLRVLVTSREALRVSGEQVWPLAPLPLPGLDDACSDISRNPAVALFMERATAVWPGFRLEPGNTGQVADLCRKLDGLPLALELAAGQVGILSVEELHAELQTALLLRLGGGPVDRPSGSAAFWPPSPGATNGFLPHCRLDCSIWVSSRAGSRPQ; from the coding sequence ATGACACACGACGGGGGCTTCGGGCGGTGGGTCTATGCGCGGCGCCGCGAGCTGGGCGTCACGCAGAAGAAGCTGGCGCGGCTGGTCGGCTGCTCGCCGGTCACCATCCAGAAGATCGAGGAAGGCCGCCGGCGTCCATCGCCTCACTTGGCCGAAGCCCTGGCCACGCACCTGGACATCACCGCAGACCATCACGGGCTGTTTCTGGAAGCCGCGCGCCAGCCCTCTCCGGTCGAACGGACGCCCGCGCCACCCGGGCGGACACCAGTCGTGCCGGTTCCGGTCACCCCGCTGCTGGGACGCGATCACGAACGGGTAGCCCTGACGGACCTGCTGGTCCAGACCCCGCGGCGGCTGGTGACCCTCACGGGCTCGCCCGGTGTCGGCAAGTCCCGTCTGGCGGAGGAACTGGCGCACGACCTGCTGGCCGCTTTCGACGAGGTGCAGTTCACCGGCCTGGCCGCACTGACCAGCCCAGGTCAGGTCTGGCCGGATGTCGCACGCGGCTTCGGTCTGTCAGGAGGCTCCGGGCCACTGCTCGACCGGCTGGGCACCCGGCTGGGGGAGGGCCGGGTGCTGCTGGTGCTGGACAATTTCGAGCACCTGATGGACGCTGCCCCGGGCGTGACGGCGCTGCTCGAGCGCGCAGCCGGGTTGCGCGTGCTGGTGACCAGCCGCGAGGCGCTCCGGGTCAGCGGGGAGCAGGTCTGGCCGCTGGCGCCCTTGCCACTTCCTGGCCTTGACGACGCTTGCTCTGACATCAGCCGGAATCCGGCGGTCGCGCTGTTCATGGAACGTGCCACCGCCGTCTGGCCCGGTTTCAGGCTGGAGCCGGGAAACACCGGGCAGGTGGCAGACCTCTGCCGGAAGCTCGATGGCCTGCCCCTGGCGCTGGAACTGGCCGCAGGACAGGTGGGCATCCTGAGCGTCGAGGAACTTCACGCGGAACTGCAGACCGCGTTGCTGCTGCGCCTGGGTGGCGGCCCCGTAGACCGCCCGAGCGGCAGCGCAGCGTTCTGGCCGCCATCGCCTGGAGCTACGAACGGTTTTCTCCCGCACTGCAGGCTGGACTGCAGCATTTGGGTATCTTCTCGGGCGGGTTCACGGCCACAGTAG